One window of the Cardiocondyla obscurior isolate alpha-2009 linkage group LG05, Cobs3.1, whole genome shotgun sequence genome contains the following:
- the LOC139102771 gene encoding uncharacterized protein — translation MWEAGVKSVKHHLRRVIGSHALTFEKFSTLLCRIEACLNSRPIAPLADSCDSYDVLTLGHFLIGSALTAPPEESTLDCAENRLNRWQLIRHMTERLWSLWYMDYVNTLQQRSKWRRSQPALKAGQLVILKNSALPPCKWELGRITECFPGSDGLVRVVSVKSALSEFKRPISKVCVLPIDVETAPMSN, via the coding sequence ATGTGGGAGGCAGGAGTCAAGAGCGTCAAGCATCATCTCCGGCGGGTCATCGGATCTCATGCCCTCACGTTCGAGAAGTTCTCAACACTTCTATGCCGAATCGAGGCGTGCCTTAATTCCCGACCGATCGCCCCTTTAGCGGATTCTTGCGACTCCTATGACGTCCTTACTCTGGGCCACTTTTTAATCGGGTCCGCTCTTACGGCCCCTCCGGAAGAATCTACGCTCGATTGTGCTGAGAATCGATTAAATCGATGGCAGCTCATCCGTCATATGACTGAACGACTTTGGTCTTTATGGTACATGGATTATGTCAATACTCTCCAGCAGCGTTCAAAGTGGCGCCGATCTCAGCCTGCTCTCAAAGCCGGGCAATTAGTTATCCTTAAAAATTCAGCGCTACCCCCTTGTAAGTGGGAACTCGGCCGTATTACGGAATGCTTCCCTGGATCAGACGGACTCGTTCGCGTCGTTTCTGTCAAAAGCGCGTTGTCAGAATTCAAGCGTCCGATCTCTAAAGTATGCGTTCTACCTATCGACGTCGAGACCGCACCGATGTCGAACTaa